In the Mesoplodon densirostris isolate mMesDen1 chromosome 11, mMesDen1 primary haplotype, whole genome shotgun sequence genome, TCACAGGCAAATCAGTGACTTGTTTCACCCAGAATATTTACCTGgtttgaaataagaaaatgaacccTTTTCTAGACACTGAGGCAAAAACTTTGAAGACgtattattgttaaaaaaaacctGATGACTGATACTCCATTGTGATGTCCTTGGGATTCTAAAATATCCCACTGATGGCTGAATCTTccctattatcaaaaagaaaatctaaacacCTAAGGCTATTCTTACAACTGTATTATAGCAATCTTCTTCCCTGTTAATAAGCCACCTCCTCTAAAAAGGACTGTATACATAATTTGATCAAATTGGGGGTCAGTGCACAAATTTCAAGATAGCTTCATGGTGTAGAGCCACTGAGTCAGAGGCTTGGAGATTCCAACAACAGGATGCTGTAAACGTGTCACGCTGTGCACCAGCTACACAGCAGGCACCACTGGCGCTCACTGTGAACGGCGGGGATGTGTCCGAGCTAACAGCCCACGTGGCACGGAGGGCAAACCCCTGAAAACGGCAGTGCTCTCTCCCCTGAACCCTACATGACTGACATTCCGTGATACGTGTGAGTGCAGGCTTGTCTTTGAACGCCATGTCTCTGTTGTGTAAACAGTCACCTCCCAGAATACTCGCTGTCCCCTGAACGTACTTTAGAGCCCGCAGCCAGGAATTGCTCAGTCAGGATGACTTGAACTCCACCTCCTATATACAGATTTTATCTGACAGCCACAAAAGCGGTTTTGTTGCAATTAAAgcaattttaaactaaaatacaGTACCtgatttgtggtttttacataATCGAATAAAAAGCCTACAGAATAAAACTGCTTGTATCTCCTCCGCCATTCTAGTAAAACAAACTCCTAACCcccaacttttaaaacattttacagtTACGAATGAAAACCTAATCATTGTATTTCATAATTAACAAGACAGACTGCTTCTACTGGACTTCTTAAAAAACACACCGTGGTACCTGGCCTGAAGGACTGGGTAAGGCACATGTGGACATAACGGCGAGGGCTGGGACGGGAACCTCCCGTGGATGTGGACCTGCGCGCCCGGCCTGCTGTCCCGCAGGGCCCCGACCGCAGCGAGCCACCAGCCTGGGACAGATGCTGTTTCTCATCTGGTGGCTCCACCGTGAGCTTCAATACTGGAAGCATATTAAGGGAAGATTCACTTTCAGAAAAATAAGTTTCTCGAAATGTTCCATCATGAGCCTGGACTGGCCAAAGCTGCCGTTCTCAGTGGGTGTGCTGAACAGCCTCTCGGAGGGAACAATGCTCGGGGGGCAGCCCAGAAACCGCACGGCCAAGGTGGAGAGGCCCGGCCAGGCCGCCCTCTTCAGGTTCCAGTAGGCGAGTGGGTCGCAGCCATGCTCCAGCACCTCCTCCTCCAGGTATGCGAGCACCATGTCCTCCGGGACCTTCGTCCTCCCTCTGGGCTCGGTCTTCTTCATCTTGGCCATGAGTGACCACAGGCTCTCCTCCCCGGCACAGTCTCTCGGTGGGGAGCCCGGGTCACATCCGTTGGAGACGGGCGTAGGCTCTGAGGTAGAATTCAGCGTTTCTAGTTCCCTGATTAAGTCCTGCTTGTACTGCTCGGCCTCCTCCTCGGAGAAGAGGGAGGCTTTGTAGCGCGGGTCCAGCAGGGTGGCCAGCACGTACCTGGGGTCGTGGAGGGTGGCAGACAGGCGGCTCACCATGGCCTCCCTGAGGGACTTAAGCATGGTGTCGATGCCCATGGTCTCCTCAAACAGCATCTCCACCCTCCTGTTGAGGATGTGGATCATGGGGATGACCTGGCTGAGTGTGGACACGTGGGCGCTCATCTCCCGCCTGGCGGCGTCGAAGGGCTTCAGCGCGTGGCACACGGACTGCATCACCTCCCACTGGTCGCAGCTGATGAGCTCCCGGAAGTTACACTCGACAGACAGCTCGTTCACTGCCCTCTTCTGCTCGATAAGCCGCTCCAGCATGTGAAACGACGTGTTCCACTTGGACGGGACGTCCTGGAGAAGGTGGTGGGGCGGCAGCTCGTACTCCTTCTGCAGCTCCGCCAGCTTAGCTTTCGCCCGGGGCGACCGGTGGACCCGTTCGCATATCTTCCGTGCGGTGCTGAGGAGGTTCTGGACCAGCCTCTGGCTCTTGATGGCCTCGCTGACGATGAGGCTGACCGTGTGACTGAAGCACTGCACACTCGAGCGTGCCCCCTCATTCAGCGCTTTCCCTATGCTGGGGTTGTCGGTGACCGTGATCCCCACCTGCAGGCCAGTTGACGTCACCCAGGCCTCCCACCAGCACTCCAGCTGCTTCTGGATGCTGCTGCCGCTGTAGTCGCAGTCCACCTGCGACACGTCCAGCAACGCCGAGCAGTGGTGGTCCTCACAGTGCGGCCGGGCTGACGACTCAAAGGTGACCCAGTGGGCGGTGAGGGTCAGGTACTCCCGGGTCTGGCTGCTCATCCATATTCCAGACGTGAAGTGGACCACACCACTCTCGGCTTCCTGGAGATGTGACGTGATGATGTGTTTCACATTGTCATACATACCTGGGATGGCCGTCCTGGAGAAGTAGGACGGAGGGGGCAGAGAGTACTGAGGTTTCAAGTATCCGAGCAGCCTATTGAAGCCAACGTTGTCCACAAACGAGTACGGCTGGAGGTCAAGTGCGATCATTTCAGCAATGAGACTTGTTATTTTTTTGGCAACTGGATGCGAATCATAAAACTTCTCGTTGATGTCATCGCAGGAGGAGGCGCCTGCCGACTCTGAGCCCAGGGGCCCGTGGGCACCAGGAGGGGAGGGTGGCGCCGTCCGGGGGGCGTCGGGCTTCAGCACACCGCCGTGGAACCTCTGCAGGTGCCTCAGGAGACAGCTGGTGCCCAGGTTTGTCGGCTTCTTGCCCCTGCTGATCGTCCGGCCACAGTGCAAGCACACGACCTTCGTGGGGTCTGCGGAGCAGATAGAAAAATGATTCCACAACTTTGAGGTCTTTTTGCTGTTGACGGGAAACATAACTTGATGGTTTTTTGTGACCATGGTTGGCAGGTCAGTTAATCTGGAGGAGGAAGTTTCTGCAGAAGCCAAGGTGGCGTATGGCGAATTTGCCAAGCTGGCCCCCAGAAAGCCCTTCTGGTTCCCAACGACCTCCGGGTGGCGCCTGTAGAGATGCCGCATCAAACAGCTCGTGCCCACGTCACCCTTCTTCCCCCGGCTGATGACGCAGCCACAGTGCCTGCACACAGCCTTGAGGCTGTCCGTGGGGGCCAGCGAGAAGTGATGCCAGACTTCCGACTTCAGCCTCCTCATGACCTTCTTGTTCTGCTGGAACACGGCACCGGACTCGAGTGGACGAGGGCTGGGCGCGTCGCTCGGCTGCTTCTCGGGAGACGATGCCCATGAGGCCTCGCCCACATCAGAGGAGGACGACAACGCCCACGCGTCTTCCACCGGCGCATCTCCGAGGTTCCAGTGCGCCGGCGGGTCCTCAGCCAGCCGGTCGGGGGAGGAGGGCGCGGAGGCGGAGTCCTGGACCGGCTTCCCTGGAGATGAGGACGTGGGGCTGGGCTCTCCGTCGGGCGGCGGCGGGGTGGGCAGCAGGGTTGGGGGTGCGGAGTAGGGGGGTGGCACGCCAGCGCCCCCGCCGTTTTCCCGCAGTACAATGGAGCGGTGTGCCCGCCACATGTGCCTAATGAGGCAGCTGGTGCCCAGGTCCTTCCCGTTCTTCCCCCTGCTGAATTCGTTCATGCAGTGGATGCACACGGCCTTGGAGTTGTCCAGGGGTGACAGGTAGAAGTGCTTCCAGACAGCGGACCTCCTCCTGGACCCGGATGCACTCCTGGGCAGGGGAAGGTTTTTCTCAGCCCCGTTCTCTGCAGGCTCATCGCAGTggaggctggggggctggggaggcggCCCCGCCAGGGCTTCATCCTTGCTGTACCTCTCAGAGACTGACACATCGGAGGGGGCCTCTTCGGAAGAAACCACAGAGCCAGGTTCCTCTGTCACCTGATGGGGAGACGGGCTCTTAGAGGCTGTTCTGGGGACGAGTTTGCCAGGTGACAGGACGGTGCCCAGGTCTCCGGCGTCAGTGGGTGGTGGCGGGAGCCGTggcagaggggcagggagggaggctggggctggcgcACTGCTGTTTTCCTCCACGAGAACGGTGGGGTGCGCCCGCCTCACGTGCCTCATCAGACAGCTGGTGCTCAGGTCCTTCTCGTTCTTGCCCCTGCTGAACTCCTTCATACAGTACGTACAGATGGCCTTCGTGCTATCTCGGGGTGAGATGAAAAAATGCTTCCAAGCCGGGGACTTCTTCCTGGAGCCGATGCCGCGGCCAGAGAGCAGGCTCTGCGTCACGGCCTCCATGGCCACGCTGTACAGGGTGCTGCTATACTGTGACAATAGGGCCCCGTAGTCGTCCTCGGGGTCAGGAGAGACGCGCCTCCCGGGGGGCTGGCAGCCACAGCTCgcctctctgccctctgcccGTTTGTCACCACTGTCAGCCCGTTTCCTGTCCTCCTGCTTATTTTTAAAGTCCATTCTTTCCAAACTGTGATTAGGGATTTGATCATcatcttcctcttctattttaaaatttatttgatcaGAAACAAAATCACCATCCCCTTTGGGACGAGTCTCCTGGTGATTCTCCATGACTGACCATAACTATTCTGGCTGCTTCATGATGCTGACCTCCTAGGTTGGCAGAAAACTGATCCAAATGCTCATTTGTGCCCCCAAATGTACATTATCTTCAGTTCTTTCAAAAGAATCCTATCTTTTGGGATGTTTATGAATATGGCTAATCATAAATCTTACTGAGAAGTAGACTAGGGAACTCCTGAGCATGTCACTAGGGTGTGGACCGCTGCTTTCCAGAAGTTCTACTCTTAAACACTTCACGGTGTAGACACACATTCACGCAGCGGGGACCTGCTTGTCTCAGACACAGGATCGCCGTCATCTTGATGGCACAGTGATCCTTCTGCATTATCTACAGAAGATGAAATCAAGTCAGACACTGGACTCAGTTACATTTCATATCTACACTGTCATGGACATATGAGCCTCAATGTATGCATAGAAAGGAATTCCATAATgggaatttaaa is a window encoding:
- the ZBED4 gene encoding zinc finger BED domain-containing protein 4, producing MENHQETRPKGDGDFVSDQINFKIEEEDDDQIPNHSLERMDFKNKQEDRKRADSGDKRAEGREASCGCQPPGRRVSPDPEDDYGALLSQYSSTLYSVAMEAVTQSLLSGRGIGSRKKSPAWKHFFISPRDSTKAICTYCMKEFSRGKNEKDLSTSCLMRHVRRAHPTVLVEENSSAPAPASLPAPLPRLPPPPTDAGDLGTVLSPGKLVPRTASKSPSPHQVTEEPGSVVSSEEAPSDVSVSERYSKDEALAGPPPQPPSLHCDEPAENGAEKNLPLPRSASGSRRRSAVWKHFYLSPLDNSKAVCIHCMNEFSRGKNGKDLGTSCLIRHMWRAHRSIVLRENGGGAGVPPPYSAPPTLLPTPPPPDGEPSPTSSSPGKPVQDSASAPSSPDRLAEDPPAHWNLGDAPVEDAWALSSSSDVGEASWASSPEKQPSDAPSPRPLESGAVFQQNKKVMRRLKSEVWHHFSLAPTDSLKAVCRHCGCVISRGKKGDVGTSCLMRHLYRRHPEVVGNQKGFLGASLANSPYATLASAETSSSRLTDLPTMVTKNHQVMFPVNSKKTSKLWNHFSICSADPTKVVCLHCGRTISRGKKPTNLGTSCLLRHLQRFHGGVLKPDAPRTAPPSPPGAHGPLGSESAGASSCDDINEKFYDSHPVAKKITSLIAEMIALDLQPYSFVDNVGFNRLLGYLKPQYSLPPPSYFSRTAIPGMYDNVKHIITSHLQEAESGVVHFTSGIWMSSQTREYLTLTAHWVTFESSARPHCEDHHCSALLDVSQVDCDYSGSSIQKQLECWWEAWVTSTGLQVGITVTDNPSIGKALNEGARSSVQCFSHTVSLIVSEAIKSQRLVQNLLSTARKICERVHRSPRAKAKLAELQKEYELPPHHLLQDVPSKWNTSFHMLERLIEQKRAVNELSVECNFRELISCDQWEVMQSVCHALKPFDAARREMSAHVSTLSQVIPMIHILNRRVEMLFEETMGIDTMLKSLREAMVSRLSATLHDPRYVLATLLDPRYKASLFSEEEAEQYKQDLIRELETLNSTSEPTPVSNGCDPGSPPRDCAGEESLWSLMAKMKKTEPRGRTKVPEDMVLAYLEEEVLEHGCDPLAYWNLKRAAWPGLSTLAVRFLGCPPSIVPSERLFSTPTENGSFGQSRLMMEHFEKLIFLKVNLPLICFQY